From the Chloroflexia bacterium SDU3-3 genome, the window GCCGCGCAGCCATACCAGCAGGCCCAGGGCAAACGCCCCAGGGCCTGCTTTTTTGCGCCGCGCAGCCGACGCAGCAATTCGGCACATGCTATACTACCCCTTGCACAGCAGCAGGCAGCACAGGAGAGAGGAACAGCACGATGAAGGCTGTGGTCATGGCCGGTGGCGAGGGCTCGCGGTTACGCCCGCTCACGATCAGCCGCCCCAAACCGATGGTACCTATCGTTGACAGACCGGTGATGGAGCACATCATCGAGCTGCTCAAGAAACATAACATCACCGAGATCGTCGTCACCGTGCAGTACCTCGCCAACGTCATCCAAGATCACTTTGGCGACGGCTCGGCGTTCGGCGTGCATATCGACTACTCGCTCGAAGACCAGCCGCTGGGCACCGCAGGCAGCGTCAAAAATGCCGAGCACCTGCTCCGAGAGCCGTTCCTCGTCATCTCCGGCGACGCGCTCACCGACTTCGACCTCACCAAGATCATCGCCGCCCACGACGCCAGCGGCTCTATGGCCACCATCACGCTCACCCGCGTGCCCAACCCGCTGGAGTACGGCGTGGTGATCATGGACGAGCAGAACAACATCCGCCAGTTTCTCGAAAAGCCCAGCTGGGGCGAGGTCTTCTCCGACACCGTCAACACCGGCATCTACGTGCTCGACCCCAAGGTGCTGAAGTATATCGAGAAGGGCAAGCCCACCGACTGGTCGAAGGACGTGTTCCCATCCATGCTGCGGCGCAAAGACCCGATCAAGGGCTATATCGCCGAGGGCTACTGGACCGACGTGGGCACGATCGATGAGTATATGCGGGCCAGCCGCGACTATATGTCGGGCAAGGTGAACCTGCCGCGCGTGGGCCACCTGCTGGATGGCGAGATCTGGCTGGATGGCGACGCCGAGATCGCCCCCGACGCCCAGCTGTACGGGCCGGTGTACCTGGGCCACGGCGTGAAGATCAAGGGCGGCGTGATCGTGCACGGCCCCACGGCCATCCGCGACTACACCGTGGTGGACACCCGCGCCACCATCGACCGCTCGATCATCTGGCGCAACTCCTACATCGGCGAGCGGGCCGAGCTGCGCGGAGCGATCGTGCTGCGCCAGTGCAACATCAAGAGCCGCTCGGTGCTGTTCGAGGGCGTGGTGGTGGGCGACCAGACAATCATCAACGCCGGGGCGGTGATCGGCGCGAATGTGAAGATCTGGCCTTCCAAAGAGGTGGATGAGGGCGCGACAATCAGCTCCAGCATCATCTGGGGCTCGCAGGGGCGGCGCGTGCTGTTCGGGCGCAACGGCATCACCGGCCTGGTGAACATCGACCTGACGCCCGAGTTCTGCGCCAAGCTGGGCGCGGCGTTCGGCACCACGCTGCCGCAGGGCTCCACCGTGCTGATGAACCGCGACGCCCACTACACGCCGCGCATGCTCAAGCGCGCCATGCTGGCGGGCCTCTCCTCATCCGGCATCACCATCGCCGACATCCACAGCGTGCCCATCCCCGTGGCCCGCTTTATGACCAAGGCTAGCGGCGCGGCGGGCGGCATCCACGTGCGGCTCTCGCCCTTCGACAACCGCGTGGTGGACATCAAGTTCTTCGAGCCGCAGGGCCTCGACATCGACACCGCCACCGAGCGCAAGATCGAGGGCGTGTTCTTCCGCGAGGACTACCGCCGGGTCTACCTGGATGAGATCGGGCGGATCAGCGACGGCGAGGACATCGAGAGCATCTACACCGACGCGTTCTTCGCCGCGCTGCGCGACGACGCGCTGGCCCGCATCACCAAAAACTTCAAGCTGGTGGTCGACTACGCCAACTCCAACCCGTCGCCCATCCTGGCCAACATCCTGCGCCGCCTGGGGGCCGATGTGGTGGAGCTGAACGCCAACCTCGATGACACGCGGATCTTCCAGACCACCCAGCAGTTCGAGGAGGGAATGGAGCGGCTGGCCCGGATCACGCCCGTGCTGGATGCCAGCATCGGCGCGCGGATCGACAGCGGCGGCGAGAAGCTGTTTTTGGTGGACAACACCGGCAAGCACGTGCCAGGCGTGCAGGCCCTGCTGGCGCTGACCGCGCTGACCATGGCCGTGAACGGCGGCGGCAGCGTGGCGGTGCCCGTCACCGCGCCGCGCGCCTTCGAGCAGATCGCCGCGCGCTACGGCGGCAAGATCGTGCGCACCCGCGCCACGCTCTCGGCGCTGATGCGCACCGCCTCGCAGAACCGCGACATGCACCTGCTGGGCGATGGCCAGGGCAACTACATCTTCCCGCACTTCTTCCCAGTGGCCGATGGCCTGTTTGCGATCGTGAAGATCATGGAGCTGCTGGCGCTGCACGATCTGCCGCTCTCCGAGGTGATCGCGGGGCTGCCATCCTACCACATCGACCAGACGCGCGTGCCCTGCCGCTGGGAGTACAAGGGCAAGGTGATGCGCATCCTCAACCAGCAGTACCAGGACCGCAAGCTGGAGCAGATCGACGGGATCAAGATCGACCTAGGCGACGAGTGGGTGCTCATCCTGCCCGACACCGATGGGCCGTTCTTCCACGTGATCGCCGAGGGCGCGACCGACGACCACGCCCGCGTGCTGACCGAGAAGTACGCCGGGCTGGTGGCGGGCCTGCAGTAGCGTAAAAAAGCCCCGCAGCGCTGGCACGAGCAGCGCTGCGGGGCTTTGCCATGCGGCCAGCGCCTAGCGCTGCAGCAGCGGCAGGTAGATGTGCGAATCGACCGCCGTGCCCAGCACAAACGGCGAGAAGCTGGCGGTGGTGCCGCAGATCCGATTCGCCGCCAGATCATGCGATACGGTGATGTCGTGCCACGCGCCCTCGGCAAAGTGCCAGAGCCGCAGGTCGCCCTCGGCCAGCCCAGCGGCGGCCAGATCGGCATCCTGATAGGGGAAGCAGACCTGCGCGGTGTGGAAGCTCAGCTGCTGCTCGGCAAGCTCGAAGTAGCTCGGCAGCCCCTTGATCACCCCAGCGGTCGCAGCCGCCGCGCCATGGTGCGCCGCAACCTGAAGCGACCCAGCGCCCACAAGCCCGCCGAACGCCACCGTCACCGGCCCATCTGGCGTCTCCACCGAGGCGCGGACCTCCTCGCCTGGTATGGCTGGGGCCGCAACATCCACCGGCTGCGCGTTGACCGGCACCAGCCAGGCCACCGATATGCCGCCCGCCGCCGTCACCTGCACGCTGTGCCAGCCAACCGCCGCGGTGTCGCCTGCGGCGGTGGTAAAGGTCAGGCGGTCGTCGCCCACGTAGGCCGTATCGCGCGGCTCGCCATCCCAGAGCACGGCGCTGCCCGCGCCGAAGCCCTCGCCCGCAACCGTGATAACGCGCGGTGCGTCGCCCACCTGCAGCGCATCGGGCAGCAGCGCCGTAATGCTGGGCACCGGTAGCCCAGGTGTCGCCGTGGGCGTGGGCGTAGAGGCTGGCGCGGTCGCCGTGGGTGTGGATGCTGGCGCGGTCGCCGTGGGTGTGGGCGTAGAGGCTGGCGCGGTCGCCGTGGGTGTGGGCGTGGATGCTGGCGCGGTCGCCGTCGGCGTGGGCGTGGATGCTGGCGCAGTCGCCGTCGGCGTGGATGCTGGCGCGGTCGCCGTCGGCGTGGGCGTTGCCGAAGTCAGCTGGTAGAGCCGAGCCAGCGCGGTATCCACACGCAGCGCGCCATAGCCATAGGTCGCATCAAAGCCCGCCGCGCCCAGATCCTGCGCGCCCTGCTCAAGGGCCTGGCGAACCTGAGCGCGGCTCGCCGAGGGGGCCGCAGCCCGCAGCAGCGCCGCCGCGCCCGCCACATGCGGGCTGGCCATCGACGTGCCCTGCATGAAGCAGTAGGCGAACGCGCTGGCCGAGCCGCACGCCGACCCCAGGGTCTGCTGCAGCACGCCGTCGCCGTAGCCGTCGCCGGTGGCATCCGCGCCCATGTTGCCGCCGGGCGCAGCAATGCCGATCGCGCTGCCGGTGTTGGTGTACGGCGCGGGCGCATCCAGCGCATCCAGCGCGGCCACGGCCAACACGTCGGGGTGGTTGGCGGGGAAGGAGACCACGCTCTGGCTGGCGTTGCCCGCCGCCGCTACGATCAGCACATCGGCGGCGGTGGCCATCGCGATGGCGTCATTCACAATGCCCGCCGAGCAGTCGGGCCACAGCCCCGAGCCGACCCCGGCGCAGTTGGTGCCCAGCGACAGGTTGATCACGCCCGCACCGTGTGAGCTGGCCCAGATAATCCCCTCGGCGATGTCCGACATGCTGCAGCCGCCAAACGCATTGCAGACCTTGACCGGCATCAGTGTGGCGCTGCCGGCCATGCCCGCGCCGCCCTGGCCGTTGCCGCTACACTCGGCCACCGTGCCCGCCACGTGGGTGCCGTGGCCGTTGTCATCCTGCGCCGCTGCCAGGCTGGCCTCGCCGGTGATGGCGCTGTAGGGCGACACAAAGCTGTGGCAGCCCATGTCGGGCGCGGCGCTGGCGATGCCGGTGTCGAGCACGGCCACCACCGCGCCAGCGCCGGTGGTGGTGGGCCACACCGCCGGGGCGTTGGTGGCGCGCAGGTGCCACTGGTAGCCGTAGTAGGGGTCGTTCACGTCGGACTGCAGGGAGGCGCTGGCCATGTCGCTGATCTGGATGGTGTAGTCGGGCTGGGTCAGCTCCACATTGGGCAGCGCACCGATCTCCTGCGCGCGCGCGCCCGCGCTGATGCCCGCCACCAGCGGCACCGAGTACCACGATCCGAACAGATGGGTGGCCCCGGCCACCTGGGGCGCGCCGCCCGAGGTGCGCACCAGCACGTGGTCAACCGCCGCTGCGGCGTTGAGCGCGCCGCCCGTGCCAGCCGAGGGCTGCGGCTGCCCCTGCAGGGGGGCGATAGGGACGATGGACAGGGCAATAGCACACGAAAGGAAGAGGGTGTGAGATGACATGGTCGGTGTCTTCCTGCCTATCTGTCTGACAAGGACAAACAGCTATTGGCTACAGGATGGTGGGTTTGTCTGGGCTAACTATAGCCCTCGCCCGAACCAGGGCTGTACCATAGAGCACTTCTAGGTCAGGAGTTCACGAGAGCTGGTAGTTATGCGCCAAATCCAGCTCGAATAGAGAGACATCTCGATCATGTATCGCTTTTTTTGCTTCTATGCTGGTGATACCATGCGGCAGTCGGCAGCGATTTCACGGGTGAGGGAGAGGGCTGATCACGCGGCAAAATGAAGACCACCCGTTGTATAACGGGTGGTCTTCTGGTGGGGTGCCCGATGGGACTCGAACCCACAACATCTTGATCCACAATCAAGTGCTCTGCCATTGAACTACGGGCACCACAGCAACGCGGCGCATTATAGCACGCCGCCCGCACGCTGTCAAATAGCTATGCTGGACGCCGCTAGGCCAGCCAGCCCGAGGCCCGCCACTCGGCCAGGGCGGCGCGCAGGGCGAAGGCCGCGCCGGGACGCAGCGGGGCCAGCGCCAGGGCCAGCCGCTCGCAGCGGGCCGCGCCCAGGCGGCGCGCCAGGGCGGCCAGCAGCGCCGCACCGCTGTAGCGCAGGTAGTCGCCCGCCCACCGGGCGTAGCCAACTGCCCCCAGCACCGCCCAGGCATCCAGCACCACGCGCGGGCGGCGCACCAGCATGCCCAGCACCATCTGGTGGTAGTCGCCCCAGCGCATCTGGTCGCGGAAGAAGCGCTGCGCCAGATCGGTGCCGAGGTCGCGCAGCACGCCCAGAAAGATATTTTGCAGCACGTTCACATCATCCGCCCGGCCCCACGGCTGCATGAAGCGGCTAAACACCCAGCCCAGCGAGGCGTTGGCCTGGTAGGGCGCAACCCAGCGCAGCTGCTGCGGGGCCAGCAGGCCCTGGCGCAGCGCCGCATCCAGCAGCGCGGTGGTGCGGCCCAGGTTGCGCACGTGCGACCCGAAGCCGCAGAAGGTGAGCGGCGACTGCTGGGCCGCCGCGTCGCCGATCGGCAGCACGCCGGGCAGCAGCGGGGCCTCCTGCCGCCGCAGGCTGTGGCGCGCGGGGATGTAGCCGAACACCGGCTTGTGGTGGCGGAACTGCGGCCCGGGCCGCTTGTAGCTGGGCAGCAGCGCGAAGTAGTCTTCGAACAGCTGCAGCAGGCCGGGCGCATCAGGGCGGTGGCGCTTGCCCAGGGTCTCGTAGTAGAACAGGTAGACCGTCAGCTCGTCGCCGCGCCCTGGGAAGCCCTCCCACATGTACTGCTGGCCGCGCTGGGCGTGGTCGATCGAGAGCAAGATCTCGCCCACCCCCGGCTGGTGCTGGTCGGGCGCGGCCCCTGGCTGCAGGCCGCTCACCACGGTGCCCACGGTGGGGCACACCGCCGCGAAGGGCTGGCCCGCGAAGCGCTGGAGCGCCAGCGGCGACGCGCTGCCCATGCCGTCCAGCAGCAGCCGCCCACGGTAGCGCTCGGTGCCGCCGTCGGGCCGGGCCAGCTCCACCGTCAGCGGGGCGGCGCGGTCGGGTGGCACCAGCACGCGGCGGAAGGCCCGGCCATCCAGCACCACGCCGCCCGCCTGCTCCAGCCTGCGCCGCGCCATGCGCTGCAGCTCGCCCGCGTCGATGGCCACATCCAGCACGTGGGGCAGCCACAGCTCGGCGGGCCGCTGCTCGCGGTGGAAGCGCACGAAGCCGCGCTCGTACTCGCGCATCACCACCGCGCCCAGCTCGCCCCAGGTGAACAGGCCCAGATCGACCAGCGCGGCCAGCTCCTCGCGCGAGATGTTCCACTCGCGGTGGGCGGTGCCGACCTCGCCCCGGTCGAACAGCAGCACGCGCCAGCCGTAGCGCTGGGCCATGGCGGCGGCGTGCAGCAGCCCCAGCCCGCCCCCGGCGTAGATCAGGTCGAAGCTGGGCAGCGGCTCGGCGCTAGGGCTGGGGTCGGCCACCCAGGCATCCTCGGCGGCGGGGGCGGCCCCAGCGCGGATGGCGTCCCACGCGGCGTCCAGCCGGGCCACCTGCTCAAGCTGGGGCAGCGCGCCCATGGCCGCGAAGGCGGCGGCGGTGCGCGGGTAGCGCGCGGCCAGCTCGGCGGGCGGGCGCGGCGCAGGCAGCAGCG encodes:
- a CDS encoding NTP transferase domain-containing protein, which encodes MKAVVMAGGEGSRLRPLTISRPKPMVPIVDRPVMEHIIELLKKHNITEIVVTVQYLANVIQDHFGDGSAFGVHIDYSLEDQPLGTAGSVKNAEHLLREPFLVISGDALTDFDLTKIIAAHDASGSMATITLTRVPNPLEYGVVIMDEQNNIRQFLEKPSWGEVFSDTVNTGIYVLDPKVLKYIEKGKPTDWSKDVFPSMLRRKDPIKGYIAEGYWTDVGTIDEYMRASRDYMSGKVNLPRVGHLLDGEIWLDGDAEIAPDAQLYGPVYLGHGVKIKGGVIVHGPTAIRDYTVVDTRATIDRSIIWRNSYIGERAELRGAIVLRQCNIKSRSVLFEGVVVGDQTIINAGAVIGANVKIWPSKEVDEGATISSSIIWGSQGRRVLFGRNGITGLVNIDLTPEFCAKLGAAFGTTLPQGSTVLMNRDAHYTPRMLKRAMLAGLSSSGITIADIHSVPIPVARFMTKASGAAGGIHVRLSPFDNRVVDIKFFEPQGLDIDTATERKIEGVFFREDYRRVYLDEIGRISDGEDIESIYTDAFFAALRDDALARITKNFKLVVDYANSNPSPILANILRRLGADVVELNANLDDTRIFQTTQQFEEGMERLARITPVLDASIGARIDSGGEKLFLVDNTGKHVPGVQALLALTALTMAVNGGGSVAVPVTAPRAFEQIAARYGGKIVRTRATLSALMRTASQNRDMHLLGDGQGNYIFPHFFPVADGLFAIVKIMELLALHDLPLSEVIAGLPSYHIDQTRVPCRWEYKGKVMRILNQQYQDRKLEQIDGIKIDLGDEWVLILPDTDGPFFHVIAEGATDDHARVLTEKYAGLVAGLQ
- a CDS encoding S8 family serine peptidase, producing MSSHTLFLSCAIALSIVPIAPLQGQPQPSAGTGGALNAAAAVDHVLVRTSGGAPQVAGATHLFGSWYSVPLVAGISAGARAQEIGALPNVELTQPDYTIQISDMASASLQSDVNDPYYGYQWHLRATNAPAVWPTTTGAGAVVAVLDTGIASAAPDMGCHSFVSPYSAITGEASLAAAQDDNGHGTHVAGTVAECSGNGQGGAGMAGSATLMPVKVCNAFGGCSMSDIAEGIIWASSHGAGVINLSLGTNCAGVGSGLWPDCSAGIVNDAIAMATAADVLIVAAAGNASQSVVSFPANHPDVLAVAALDALDAPAPYTNTGSAIGIAAPGGNMGADATGDGYGDGVLQQTLGSACGSASAFAYCFMQGTSMASPHVAGAAALLRAAAPSASRAQVRQALEQGAQDLGAAGFDATYGYGALRVDTALARLYQLTSATPTPTATAPASTPTATAPASTPTPTATAPASTPTPTATAPASTPTPTATAPASTPTATAPASTPTPTATPGLPVPSITALLPDALQVGDAPRVITVAGEGFGAGSAVLWDGEPRDTAYVGDDRLTFTTAAGDTAAVGWHSVQVTAAGGISVAWLVPVNAQPVDVAAPAIPGEEVRASVETPDGPVTVAFGGLVGAGSLQVAAHHGAAAATAGVIKGLPSYFELAEQQLSFHTAQVCFPYQDADLAAAGLAEGDLRLWHFAEGAWHDITVSHDLAANRICGTTASFSPFVLGTAVDSHIYLPLLQR